CAACGCACAGGGCAGGCTGGCCGCCGAGCACGGGACGCGCTTCCTGCACCTGGAACTGTCCCGCTCCGTACGGGCCGACCCGCGCCGGCGCGGCGAGGCCGCGCACGCAGTCTCGTACGTCGTCACGGGCTGGGCCCGGCCATAGCCGAGGGGCCGGCGCCCCCTGCGGGATGCCGGCCCCTCGGTGGTGCTCCTACTGCTCGAGGTCGTGGTCGTGGCCCGGGCGCAGACCGCCGCCGTTGCCCGATCCCGTCGTCGGCTTCGACTCGACCGGCTGCGACAGCGGCGCCAGGTCGAAGGCGTAGTGGCCCACCGCGTTCGCGATGACGTCGACGTTGATGTCGAGCGCCTTCTGGTCGATGTTGTTGATGTCGTCGCCCTTGCCGTGGTAGTTCACGTCGTAGGCGACACCCGCCTGGCCGCCGAACTTCGCGGCCTGCTCCGGGGTCTTGATGCCCTCGGCACCCGTGTCCGTACCACCCGAGGGGATGCCCGCCTCGATGAACGGGCCGTAGTCCGAGCGGCCGGTGAAGTCACTGCCCTCGTGCGGGATCTTCTGCGCGTCGAGGAAGTCGGTGATCCCCTTCTCCAGCTGCGCCGAACCCTCCGGGCCGGGGCCCGAGCCGACCTTGTCCGAGTCGTCGCCGTCGTAGACGAAGTACGCGGCGTTCGGCGAGGCGATCATGTCGAAGTTGAGGTAGAGCTTGATCTGCTTCTTCTGCTCGGGCGTCAGCGAGGCCACGTACGCCTCCGAGCCGAGCAGGCCGAACTCCTCCGCCGACCACCAGGCGAACTTGACCTTGTTCTTGACCTTCGACTGGCTGCTCGCGAGGCGCTGCGCGACCTGGAGGATGCCCGCCGAGCCGGAGCCGTTGTCGTTGATGCCCGGACCGGCCGCGACCGAGTCCAGGTGCGCGCCGAGGAAGACGGTGTTGTTCGCGTCGCCGCCCTTGGTCTCCGCGACGACGTTGAAGGTCTTGCGGTTCTCGCGCAGTTCGCGGATGTCCAGGGTGACCTCGACCGGGCCGGCCGCCGCCTCGGCGGCCAGCTTCTCGCCCTCCTCCTGGGTGACGCCGCCGGTGGGGATCTTGCCGGCGTTCGCGTCGCCGAGGGTGCCGTTGAGGGAGCCCGCGATGTTGTTGTAGATGACCGCGCCGGCCGCGCCGGCCGCCGCCGCGTTCGCCTGCTTCGTCGCGAAGGTGCAGCCACCGCGCTTGACCAGCGCGATCTTGCCGGTGAAGGCGCCCGCCGCGAAGTCCGCGGCGTCGCAGCCGTTGGTGCCGTCCGCGTCGACCGGGACGACGGCGACGGGCGCGGTGATGCCGCCCTCCGGGGTGCTGGCGGTGTACGTCATCAGCTTGAGCGGGACGTCACGGCCGCTCGCGCCGTTGACCTTCAGCTTCTCGGAGATCGTCTCGACGTACACGAAGTCGAACTCGTTGCGCTTGACCTCGTACCCGGCGGCCTTCAGTACGGCCTCCACGTACTGGGCCGACTGGACGTGCCCCTTCGAACCGGCCACGCGGGTGCCGTTGTTGTAGTCGGCGATCGACTGGAAGACCTTCAGGTGGTTGTT
The Streptomyces sp. NBC_00091 genome window above contains:
- a CDS encoding M28 family metallopeptidase, with amino-acid sequence MPSRRIAAATAALAAAALVSPLLLAGPAGATGSPQSDAARGDALAKKLVKEATGKGANNHLKVFQSIADYNNGTRVAGSKGHVQSAQYVEAVLKAAGYEVKRNEFDFVYVETISEKLKVNGASGRDVPLKLMTYTASTPEGGITAPVAVVPVDADGTNGCDAADFAAGAFTGKIALVKRGGCTFATKQANAAAAGAAGAVIYNNIAGSLNGTLGDANAGKIPTGGVTQEEGEKLAAEAAAGPVEVTLDIRELRENRKTFNVVAETKGGDANNTVFLGAHLDSVAAGPGINDNGSGSAGILQVAQRLASSQSKVKNKVKFAWWSAEEFGLLGSEAYVASLTPEQKKQIKLYLNFDMIASPNAAYFVYDGDDSDKVGSGPGPEGSAQLEKGITDFLDAQKIPHEGSDFTGRSDYGPFIEAGIPSGGTDTGAEGIKTPEQAAKFGGQAGVAYDVNYHGKGDDINNIDQKALDINVDVIANAVGHYAFDLAPLSQPVESKPTTGSGNGGGLRPGHDHDLEQ